DNA sequence from the Methanocella sp. genome:
ATCATCTACCTGTGTATAACAATACCGCTGGGCAAGGCGGTCCAGTACATGGAGAAGAAGTACAACATCGCCAATACCAGGACGAACGGCAAGGCGAAAAAACAAAAGGTGAAGCCGCTGTCGGAGGAGTTCGTATGAGCAACAGCATGGTAGTCATCGACGATCTGCATAAGCGCTTCGGAGACCTGGAAGTCCTCAAGGGCATCTCGCTCGATATCAAGAAGGGCGAGGTTGTGGTCATCCTGGGCCCCAGCGGCTCGGGCAAGAGCACGATCTTAAGGTGTATCAACCGCCTGGAGGAGCCCACCGGTGGCCGCATCTTCATCGACGGCGAGGAGATCACCGGCAGGAAGGCGGATTTAAACAAGATGCGCCAGAAGGTCGGCATGGTGTTCCAGCAGTTCAACCTCTTCCCCCACATGACTGCCCTGGGTAACGTCACTTTAGCGCCCATGAAGGTCCAGAAGAAGTCGAAGCAGGAGGCGGAGAAGATCGGCCTCGAGCTGCTGAAGAAGGTCGGCCTGTCCGAGAAGGCTAATAGCTATCCAACGCAGCTTTCGGGCGGCCAGCAGCAGCGCGTGGCCATCGCCCGGGCGC
Encoded proteins:
- a CDS encoding amino acid ABC transporter ATP-binding protein; the protein is MVVIDDLHKRFGDLEVLKGISLDIKKGEVVVILGPSGSGKSTILRCINRLEEPTGGRIFIDGEEITGRKADLNKMRQKVGMVFQQFNLFPHMTALGNVTLAPMKVQKKSKQEAEKIGLELLKKVGLSEKANSYPTQLSGGQQQRVAIARALAMRPDVMLFDEVTSALDPELVKEVLDVMKNLAMDGMTMIVVTHEMNFAKEVGDRIILIDGGVIVEQNTPDQFFTNPQHERTKKFLNMIKN